The Benincasa hispida cultivar B227 chromosome 9, ASM972705v1, whole genome shotgun sequence genome has a segment encoding these proteins:
- the LOC120084567 gene encoding protein PXR1-like translates to MFDNILITLEQGGGLPEAGVVNQPLPTEEEAVVMVDEAIKDGVVVVEEEEKENDILVLETPEAAIIVEIFDEPPRIEEEEIVIIEREKNEIAVEEAKEVEIALVTPDITMEVAEGVLPVEAKKEEKERLKKAGEEEKERLKKAVEAEKEEKKAAEAKKEDKKKKKSKGKKAGKAESSHHRNKQEQREKG, encoded by the coding sequence ATGTTTGACAACATCCTAATTACTCTGGAGCAAGGAGGTGGACtgcccgaggcaggggttgtaaaccagCCACTGCCTACAGAGGAGGAGGCGGTGGTTATGGTGGATGAAGCAATAaaggatggagtagtggtggttgaagaagaagaaaaggagaatgaTATTCTGGTCCTGGAGACTCCGGAGGCCGCCATCATCGTAGAGATTTTTGATGAACCTCCACGAatagaagaagaggaaattgtgatcattgaaagagaaaaaaatgagattGCAGTTGAAGAGGCCAAAGAAGTGGAAATCGCATTAGTAACCCCTGACATTACGATGGAGGTTGCAGAGGGTGTGCTGCCAGTAGAGGccaagaaggaagagaaggaaagattgaagaagGCAGGAGAGGAAGagaaggaaagattgaagaagGCAGTAGAGGctgagaaggaagaaaagaaggcaGCAGAGGCCAAAAAggaagataagaagaagaagaagagtaagGGAAAAAAGGCTGGAAAGGCGGAGTCTTCGCATCATCGCAACAAGcaagaacaaagagaaaaaggatga